One genomic window of Candidatus Minimicrobia sp. QA0096 includes the following:
- a CDS encoding regulatory protein RecX — protein sequence MKITDISLQARDKNRVNVSVDGKYRFSLDVFQVGELGIKIGREYTEEEISKLEDDSQFGKLYARSIEYCLMRPRAIKEVRDYLRRKTLATRRRSAKTGKIIERPGVKPEITERVLDRLIEKKYLDDEKFARFWFEQRFMKKGASIRRLKLELAQKGIDNTTIESLVKENIRSDDEELRKIIAKKRYRYSDQQKFMQYLARQGFSYDDIKKALENPND from the coding sequence ATGAAAATCACCGATATTTCTCTTCAGGCTCGTGATAAAAATCGCGTCAATGTAAGCGTTGACGGAAAATATCGTTTTAGCTTGGACGTATTTCAGGTCGGCGAACTAGGCATTAAGATTGGTCGCGAATATACGGAAGAGGAAATTTCGAAACTAGAAGACGATAGCCAGTTTGGCAAGTTGTATGCTAGGTCTATAGAATACTGCTTAATGCGTCCGCGAGCCATCAAAGAAGTGCGTGATTATCTGCGTCGGAAAACACTAGCTACTCGTCGACGTTCGGCGAAAACTGGAAAAATTATTGAACGTCCTGGAGTGAAGCCGGAGATTACTGAGCGCGTCTTAGATCGTCTTATTGAGAAAAAATATTTGGACGATGAAAAATTTGCTCGATTTTGGTTTGAGCAGCGGTTCATGAAAAAAGGCGCCAGTATTCGCCGTTTGAAATTGGAACTGGCGCAAAAGGGAATTGATAATACAACGATTGAGTCGTTAGTTAAAGAGAACATTCGCTCTGATGACGAGGAATTGCGGAAGATTATTGCTAAAAAACGTTATCGATATAGCGACCAACAGAAGTTTATGCAATATTTGGCTAGGCAGGGGTTTTCTTACGACGACATTAAGAAGGCTCTTGAAAACCCAAATGATTAA
- the recA gene encoding recombinase RecA encodes MAKSDSKTVNPEKSSQASDKKVDEGKLKALGLAMDQITKQFGDGSIMKLGEAHKVDVEVIPSGALSLDLALGGGYPKGRIIEIYGPESSGKTTLTLHAIAEIQKQGGTAAFIDAEHALDPAYAKRLGVDTENLLVSQPDNGEQALEITETLVRSNAVDLVIVDSVAALTPQAEIDGDMGDSHMGLQARLMSQALRKLTGIINKSKATVIFINQIRMKIGVMFGNPETTTGGNALKFYASQRIDIRRIGQIKVGDDIIGNRTKIKVVKNKIAPPFRVAEFDIMYNEGISKTGDILDLAATHGIVEKSGAFYKYNGETIGQGRDKTKNYLKENPEVLAEIDQKVRDKVKEAES; translated from the coding sequence ATGGCAAAATCAGACAGTAAAACAGTAAATCCAGAAAAGTCAAGTCAGGCATCGGATAAAAAAGTTGATGAAGGCAAGCTTAAGGCGCTTGGTCTAGCAATGGATCAAATCACCAAGCAATTTGGCGACGGATCAATTATGAAATTGGGCGAGGCTCATAAAGTCGATGTTGAAGTAATTCCTTCTGGTGCTTTGAGTTTGGATTTGGCGCTCGGTGGCGGATATCCAAAAGGTCGTATCATAGAAATCTATGGTCCAGAAAGCTCGGGTAAGACAACATTGACGCTTCACGCTATTGCAGAAATTCAGAAGCAGGGTGGAACGGCAGCGTTTATTGATGCTGAGCACGCCCTTGATCCAGCATACGCTAAGCGTCTGGGTGTAGATACGGAAAATTTGTTGGTTTCTCAGCCAGATAACGGCGAGCAAGCATTGGAAATTACAGAAACGTTGGTTCGTTCTAATGCGGTGGATTTGGTGATAGTTGACTCGGTGGCTGCCTTGACGCCACAGGCTGAAATTGATGGCGATATGGGCGATTCTCATATGGGTCTTCAGGCTCGATTGATGAGTCAGGCTCTACGTAAATTGACGGGAATCATCAATAAATCAAAAGCCACGGTTATCTTTATCAATCAGATTCGTATGAAAATTGGCGTGATGTTTGGCAATCCTGAAACGACAACTGGCGGTAATGCCTTGAAATTTTACGCGTCGCAGCGAATTGATATTCGTCGAATTGGTCAGATCAAAGTTGGCGATGATATTATTGGTAATCGCACAAAAATTAAGGTTGTGAAAAATAAGATTGCACCGCCGTTCCGTGTGGCTGAATTTGACATTATGTACAACGAGGGAATTAGTAAAACTGGCGATATTCTGGACTTGGCGGCAACGCACGGTATAGTTGAAAAATCTGGTGCGTTTTATAAATATAACGGCGAAACGATTGGTCAGGGGCGTGACAAGACGAAGAATTATTTGAAGGAAAATCCTGAGGTTTTGGCGGAAATTGATCAGAAAGTGCGTGATAAAGTGAAGGAAGCTGAAAGTTAA
- a CDS encoding type II secretion system protein, with protein MNKRNGFTIIELLVVATFLIVIAILGFSQYTKLTNESNNAKKRTAINAMHYSLEEGFYVKNGYYPEKLEEGTLPTMDPALLKDPQGKKIGEKDSSYRYESSNCNDGKCKSYKLVATLVDEDDYIKESRHK; from the coding sequence ATGAATAAGCGAAACGGTTTCACTATTATTGAACTTTTGGTTGTAGCGACTTTCTTGATTGTTATCGCAATCTTAGGTTTCTCACAATATACAAAATTGACCAACGAATCAAACAACGCCAAAAAACGCACCGCGATTAACGCTATGCATTATAGCCTGGAAGAAGGTTTTTACGTTAAAAATGGCTATTACCCAGAGAAGCTAGAAGAAGGTACGCTTCCAACTATGGATCCCGCATTGTTAAAAGATCCACAAGGTAAGAAAATTGGCGAAAAAGACAGCAGTTACCGCTATGAATCTTCAAATTGTAATGACGGAAAATGTAAGTCATACAAACTTGTCGCGACGCTTGTCGATGAAGATGACTATATAAAAGAAAGTCGCCACAAATAA
- a CDS encoding PH domain-containing protein, giving the protein MNPQTSSSEDLTQPVAYDADGRPLYHHPPQTGRPAPVVAQTNSYVTARPEIIDGENFDPRLRSQYANEPQVVHVARDIDPKPFTISDDLKQKHEKSVQQYPNLNLSEGEYIILDIKRHPIGMLIPTGISVFLVVMIMVFVMFYPSIARDSIISPMPSLTDMFGVAMLLIGLVALGGAVSLWIYLQNHFYMTNESVIQEIQGSLFYRHEQTVSLGSIEDASFRQSGIIQTLFNYGTIRLSTEGEETTYIFHFVANPRKQIAIINNAIEDFKNGRPVCDD; this is encoded by the coding sequence ATGAATCCACAAACATCCTCGTCAGAAGATTTAACGCAGCCTGTTGCGTATGATGCTGATGGTCGACCACTGTACCACCATCCACCACAGACTGGTCGTCCAGCTCCGGTTGTGGCGCAGACGAATTCTTATGTGACGGCAAGACCAGAAATTATTGATGGGGAGAATTTTGATCCGCGATTACGTAGTCAGTATGCTAATGAACCGCAAGTTGTCCATGTTGCCAGGGATATTGACCCGAAGCCGTTTACTATTAGCGATGATTTGAAGCAAAAACATGAAAAATCAGTTCAGCAATACCCAAACCTCAATTTGAGTGAAGGCGAATATATTATTTTGGATATTAAGCGTCATCCGATTGGTATGCTAATCCCGACGGGAATCTCGGTTTTCTTAGTGGTGATGATCATGGTGTTTGTGATGTTTTATCCGTCAATTGCTCGAGATTCGATTATTTCGCCAATGCCGTCACTAACCGATATGTTTGGCGTGGCGATGCTGCTTATTGGGCTGGTGGCGCTTGGTGGTGCGGTGTCCTTGTGGATATATTTGCAGAATCATTTTTACATGACCAACGAAAGTGTGATTCAGGAAATCCAAGGTAGCTTATTTTATCGACACGAGCAAACGGTGAGCTTAGGCAGTATTGAAGATGCAAGCTTCCGCCAATCAGGCATTATTCAGACTCTTTTCAATTATGGCACGATTCGCCTCAGCACTGAGGGTGAAGAAACGACATACATATTCCATTTTGTGGCAAATCCACGCAAGCAAATTGCGATAATCAATAATGCCATTGAAGACTTTAAGAATGGCCGTCCTGTTTGTGATGATTAG
- the ruvB gene encoding Holliday junction branch migration DNA helicase RuvB translates to MAIERIVDTSSHDDDSEEQRIEVSLRPQSFAEYVGQERLKRNLRLAIDAAKKRGEPLDHVLLYGPPGLGKTTMATVIANEMGTNLRITSGPAIEKAGDLASILTNLSDGDILFIDEIHRLGRSVEEILYSAMEDFKLDIVIGKGPAARSIRLDLPRFTVIGATTRTGSLAAPLRDRFGHIYRLEFYTPEDIAKIVTRSAKILESSIRDEAAVLLSTRARLTPRIANRLLKRVRDYADVNGDGIIDVKTTTNALEMLEVDELGLDPADRNLLQSILENYGDNPVGLTTIAALTGDEATTIEDFYEPYLLQIGFIERTPRGRRVTIKAKRHLGK, encoded by the coding sequence ATGGCAATTGAAAGAATAGTTGATACAAGTTCGCATGATGATGATTCTGAAGAGCAGCGAATTGAGGTGAGTCTGCGTCCGCAGAGTTTTGCTGAGTATGTTGGTCAGGAAAGATTAAAACGTAATTTGCGCTTGGCGATTGATGCGGCTAAAAAGCGCGGCGAGCCGTTAGATCATGTATTATTATATGGTCCGCCGGGGCTTGGTAAAACAACTATGGCAACGGTGATTGCTAATGAAATGGGTACGAATCTGCGGATTACTAGCGGTCCGGCTATTGAAAAAGCGGGCGATTTGGCGTCGATTTTAACTAATTTGTCTGATGGTGATATTTTGTTTATTGATGAGATTCATCGGTTGGGTCGGTCGGTTGAGGAAATTTTATATTCCGCAATGGAAGATTTTAAGCTGGATATCGTGATTGGAAAAGGTCCGGCAGCGCGTTCAATTCGATTAGATTTGCCGCGATTTACGGTGATTGGTGCGACGACACGAACCGGAAGTTTGGCGGCACCTTTGCGTGATAGGTTTGGGCATATTTATCGTTTGGAATTTTACACGCCAGAGGACATTGCGAAAATCGTGACGCGTAGTGCGAAGATTTTGGAGTCGTCAATTCGAGATGAGGCGGCAGTTTTGTTATCTACAAGGGCTCGCTTGACGCCACGTATTGCCAATAGACTTCTTAAGCGCGTGCGTGATTATGCTGACGTTAATGGCGACGGAATAATTGATGTAAAAACTACAACCAACGCTTTGGAGATGCTGGAAGTGGATGAGTTGGGCTTGGATCCGGCTGACCGTAATTTATTACAGTCGATTCTGGAGAATTATGGCGATAATCCTGTTGGATTAACGACAATTGCGGCGTTGACTGGCGACGAAGCGACAACAATTGAGGATTTTTATGAACCATATTTGCTACAAATTGGTTTTATTGAGCGTACGCCGCGTGGTCGTCGAGTGACGATTAAGGCAAAGCGACATTTGGGAAAATAG